In a single window of the Campylobacter fetus subsp. testudinum 03-427 genome:
- the thiC gene encoding HMP-P synthase (Pfam match to PF01964.14 ThiC_Rad_SAM), with translation MRKDWCEARKNDPTPTQMYYAKNGVITPEMEYVAKVEMLKPEYIRQLVAEGKLIIPANINHINQIPMAIGRAVKCKINANIGSSALASDINEEIEKLKVCLKYGADTVMDLSTGGDLDEIRRAIIANSTVPIGTVPIYQIIHDIKDLDNLTPQIMLECIEKQAKQGVSYFTIHAGFLLKFMPLVAKRKMGIVSRGGSLMASWMMKHHKENPFYEAFDEICDICAKYDASLSLGDSLRPGCLHDASDEAQMSELAVLGELTKRAWEKNVQVMVEGPGHVPFNQIEFNMKEEQRLCHDAPFYILGPLPTDIGAGYDHITSAIGGTMAAFHGASMLCYVTPKEHLGLPNAKDVRDGIISHKIAAHAADVALGRVGAIERDHAMSDARYKFDWNKQFELALDPDKARELHDESLPQDVFKEAEFCSMCGPKFCAYKISQEIAKIECNDYPKEKK, from the coding sequence ATGAGAAAAGATTGGTGCGAAGCCCGTAAAAACGACCCTACGCCAACTCAAATGTATTATGCTAAAAATGGAGTTATAACTCCTGAGATGGAGTATGTAGCAAAAGTAGAGATGTTAAAACCTGAGTATATTAGACAATTAGTTGCAGAAGGAAAACTCATTATCCCTGCTAATATCAATCATATAAATCAAATTCCAATGGCAATTGGTAGAGCTGTAAAATGTAAAATTAATGCGAATATCGGCTCAAGCGCACTTGCTAGTGATATAAACGAGGAGATAGAAAAGCTTAAAGTATGTTTGAAATATGGAGCTGATACTGTTATGGATCTAAGCACCGGTGGGGATTTAGATGAGATAAGACGCGCTATTATAGCAAACTCAACTGTACCTATAGGAACTGTGCCTATATATCAGATAATTCATGATATAAAAGATCTTGATAATCTAACTCCTCAAATTATGCTTGAATGTATAGAAAAACAAGCTAAGCAAGGTGTTAGTTACTTTACTATCCACGCAGGATTTTTACTTAAATTTATGCCTTTAGTAGCAAAAAGAAAAATGGGGATAGTTAGTCGCGGCGGTAGTCTTATGGCTAGTTGGATGATGAAACATCATAAAGAAAATCCATTTTATGAGGCTTTTGATGAGATATGTGATATTTGTGCTAAATATGACGCTTCGTTAAGTCTTGGAGATAGTTTGAGACCAGGCTGTTTGCATGATGCTAGCGATGAAGCTCAGATGAGTGAGCTTGCTGTTTTAGGTGAGCTTACTAAACGAGCGTGGGAGAAAAACGTTCAAGTTATGGTAGAAGGTCCAGGTCATGTTCCATTTAATCAGATCGAGTTTAATATGAAAGAGGAGCAACGTCTTTGTCATGACGCACCATTTTATATACTTGGACCACTTCCTACTGATATCGGAGCAGGTTATGATCATATCACGAGCGCGATAGGTGGGACGATGGCTGCATTCCACGGAGCTAGTATGCTTTGTTACGTTACTCCAAAAGAACACCTTGGATTACCGAATGCAAAAGACGTAAGAGATGGTATAATATCACATAAAATAGCAGCTCACGCAGCCGATGTTGCTCTTGGTAGAGTAGGGGCTATAGAGCGAGACCACGCTATGAGTGATGCTAGATATAAATTCGACTGGAACAAGCAGTTTGAGCTTGCTCTTGATCCTGATAAAGCAAGAGAACTCCATGATGAGAGTTTGCCTCAAGACGTATTTAAAGAAGCAGAGTTTTGTTCTATGTGCGGACCTAAGTTTTGCGCTTATAAAATCAGTCAAGAGATAGCAAAAATAGAGTGCAACGACTATCCAAAGGAGAAAAAATGA
- the mrp gene encoding ATP/GTP-binding protein (Pfam match to PF10609.5 ParA), translated as MTNEQILEELKKVIYPGFKKSIVEFGFVKAVDPDIVVEIVSAKPEVATKVKQDIESLNLDRKIVIQTPKLEEEKSNSRSGKNIAPQIKNFVMVSSGKGGVGKSTTTLNLAISLAKQGKKVGLLDADIYGPNIPRMLGCQNEQPTVVGQRLKPILTHGIEMMSMGILIEAGQGLMWRGAMIMKAITQLLNEVMWSDLDVLFLDMPPGTGDAQITLAQSVPVTAGICVSTPQTVALDDSARSLDMFEKLHIPIAGIVENMSGFICPDNGKEYDIFGKGGTSELANQYDTEILAQIPIEQSIRVGGDSGKPVSFYEPNSVCAKRYEEAAIKLWKKIEDINADGGADNSAIQPDSSGKAACH; from the coding sequence ATGACAAATGAACAAATTTTAGAAGAGTTAAAAAAAGTAATATATCCCGGATTTAAAAAAAGTATAGTTGAGTTTGGTTTTGTCAAAGCAGTTGATCCAGATATCGTAGTTGAGATAGTTTCTGCTAAACCAGAAGTCGCAACTAAAGTAAAACAAGATATAGAATCTTTAAATTTAGATAGAAAAATTGTTATTCAAACACCAAAGTTAGAAGAAGAAAAAAGTAATTCGAGAAGCGGTAAAAACATAGCGCCTCAGATTAAAAATTTTGTTATGGTAAGCAGTGGCAAGGGTGGTGTAGGTAAATCAACAACAACTTTAAATTTGGCTATATCTTTAGCCAAACAAGGCAAAAAAGTAGGGCTTTTAGATGCTGATATCTATGGTCCAAATATACCTAGAATGCTTGGATGTCAAAACGAACAGCCAACCGTAGTTGGTCAAAGATTAAAACCTATACTAACTCACGGTATAGAGATGATGAGTATGGGAATTCTCATCGAGGCTGGACAAGGACTTATGTGGCGCGGAGCTATGATAATGAAAGCTATAACTCAGCTTCTAAACGAAGTTATGTGGAGCGATCTTGATGTTTTGTTTTTGGATATGCCCCCAGGAACAGGAGATGCGCAGATAACTTTAGCTCAAAGCGTTCCAGTAACTGCTGGAATATGCGTAAGTACTCCGCAAACCGTTGCGCTTGATGACTCAGCAAGAAGTCTTGATATGTTTGAAAAACTTCATATACCTATCGCTGGAATAGTGGAAAATATGAGCGGATTTATCTGCCCTGATAATGGTAAAGAGTATGATATATTTGGCAAAGGCGGAACTAGCGAGTTGGCTAACCAGTATGATACTGAGATTTTAGCTCAGATACCTATAGAACAATCGATAAGAGTAGGTGGAGATAGCGGAAAACCAGTAAGTTTTTATGAGCCAAACTCAGTATGCGCAAAAAGATACGAGGAAGCAGCCATAAAACTTTGGAAAAAAATCGAGGATATAAATGCAGATGGTGGAGCTGATAATTCCGCTATTCAACCAGATAGTAGCGGTAAAGCTGCTTGTCATTAA
- a CDS encoding ABC transporter, ATP-binding protein (Pfam matches to PF00005.23 ABC_tran, and to PF00005.23 ABC_tran, and to PF12848.3 ABC_tran_Xtn), translated as MLEVKSLTQRFGQQLLFEDVNLKFNAHNRYGLIGANGAGKSTFLKILSGETDYTSGEIVIENGKKVGVLGQDQFAFESFTLKDAVLYGNKRLYDAVKEKEKLYMSEEFTDEINERLSELEIISAEEDPTYEYETRIEKILSSLGLHNFDKLMSEVESSDKFKVLLAQVLFPKPDILFLDEPTNNLDLDAIAWLERELINHEGTLVVISHDRHFLNRVCTHILDVDFKRIREFVGNYDDWYIAANLMSRQAEMERDKKLKEKEELEKFIARFSANASKAKQATSRSKQLEKLDIADIAVSSRRDPSILFRTNREIGNELIELSNLNKSFEDKIILKDFNFKMNKGDKIAVIGSNGVGKSTLCKIIMGELAAQSGKVHIGATIELGYFAQDSSNKITGNLKLYEWLQDAKNKDLDEIRKCLGRMLFSGLEQEKEVGSLSGGEKHRLMLSKLMLQRANLLVLDEPNNHLDLEAIIALGESLYNFSGACICVSHDRELIDAFANRILHLKGNGEIVDFKGTYEEYRSSLES; from the coding sequence ATGTTAGAAGTTAAAAGTTTGACTCAAAGATTTGGTCAGCAACTACTTTTTGAAGATGTAAATTTAAAGTTCAATGCACACAATCGCTATGGACTTATCGGTGCAAATGGTGCTGGAAAATCAACATTTCTTAAAATTTTAAGTGGCGAAACTGATTATACGAGTGGTGAAATTGTTATAGAAAATGGTAAAAAAGTTGGAGTTTTAGGTCAAGATCAGTTTGCTTTTGAGAGTTTTACTTTAAAAGATGCTGTACTATATGGCAACAAGAGGCTTTATGACGCGGTAAAAGAGAAAGAAAAACTCTATATGAGCGAGGAATTCACAGATGAGATAAATGAACGCTTAAGCGAACTTGAAATTATCTCAGCTGAGGAAGATCCTACTTATGAGTATGAAACGAGGATAGAAAAGATTTTGAGTTCATTGGGGCTGCATAATTTTGATAAGCTTATGAGCGAAGTTGAGAGCTCAGATAAGTTTAAAGTCCTTCTAGCTCAAGTTTTGTTTCCAAAACCAGATATTTTGTTTCTTGATGAGCCGACAAATAACCTTGATTTAGATGCTATAGCGTGGCTAGAAAGAGAGCTCATAAATCACGAGGGAACTCTTGTAGTTATCAGCCATGACAGACACTTTTTAAATCGTGTTTGTACGCATATTTTAGACGTGGATTTTAAGCGTATCAGAGAGTTTGTGGGAAATTATGATGATTGGTATATCGCTGCAAATTTGATGAGCAGACAAGCTGAAATGGAACGCGATAAGAAGTTAAAAGAAAAAGAGGAATTAGAAAAATTTATCGCTCGTTTTAGTGCGAATGCTAGCAAAGCCAAACAAGCCACTAGTCGTTCTAAACAGTTAGAAAAGCTTGATATCGCAGATATAGCAGTATCAAGTAGGCGTGATCCTAGCATACTTTTTAGAACAAATCGCGAGATAGGTAATGAGCTGATAGAGCTTTCAAATTTAAATAAAAGCTTTGAAGATAAGATAATCTTAAAAGATTTTAATTTTAAAATGAATAAAGGTGATAAAATAGCCGTTATCGGAAGCAACGGTGTGGGAAAATCTACTCTTTGTAAAATTATAATGGGAGAACTTGCTGCTCAAAGCGGTAAAGTGCATATTGGTGCTACTATAGAGCTTGGGTACTTTGCTCAAGATAGCTCAAATAAGATAACTGGAAATTTAAAACTATATGAGTGGCTTCAAGATGCGAAAAATAAAGATCTTGATGAGATCAGAAAATGCCTTGGTAGAATGCTTTTTAGCGGACTTGAACAAGAAAAGGAAGTCGGTAGTTTAAGCGGTGGTGAAAAACATAGACTTATGCTTTCTAAACTTATGCTGCAAAGGGCAAATTTGCTAGTACTTGATGAACCAAATAACCATCTTGATCTCGAAGCCATCATCGCTCTTGGCGAATCGCTTTATAATTTTAGTGGAGCTTGTATCTGCGTAAGCCATGATAGAGAGCTTATAGACGCATTTGCAAATCGTATTTTACATCTAAAAGGCAACGGCGAGATAGTTGATTTCAAAGGGACTTATGAGGAATATCGCTCAAGTTTAGAATCTTAA
- the frdC gene encoding fumarate reductase, cytochrome b subunit (Pfam match to PF01127.18 Sdh_cyt): protein MSKQIEWFLGISESGKKSRIPARLDLIQSGTGLFLGLFMWLHMLFVSTILISDNAFNAIVHLLELRFISDSPNMSYVTSFIAAGVFVIFFIHAALGMRKMPINFRQWQIYRAHTVRMKHEDTTLWWIQACTGFIMFFLASAHLIIIITNSDKLSADFSSQRVFSHFMWLFYLVLLFAVELHGSIGLYRLCVKWGWFEGNNAKESRKKLKKAKWILSVFFIVLGLLSLAAFLKIGYNNYTTGNWKTTQVFQIPSNGVRV from the coding sequence ATGAGTAAGCAAATCGAATGGTTTCTTGGTATAAGCGAGAGTGGCAAAAAAAGTAGAATTCCTGCCAGACTCGACCTTATCCAAAGTGGCACGGGATTATTTCTTGGGCTTTTTATGTGGCTACATATGCTTTTTGTATCCACAATACTGATTAGTGATAATGCGTTTAACGCTATCGTTCACTTATTAGAGCTAAGATTTATTTCTGATTCTCCAAATATGAGCTATGTTACTAGCTTCATAGCAGCTGGCGTGTTTGTTATATTTTTTATACACGCTGCACTTGGTATGAGAAAAATGCCAATAAACTTTAGACAGTGGCAAATTTATCGTGCTCATACTGTACGTATGAAACACGAAGATACAACGCTTTGGTGGATACAAGCCTGTACAGGTTTTATAATGTTCTTCCTAGCATCTGCCCACCTTATCATAATCATTACAAACTCTGACAAACTCAGTGCTGATTTTAGCTCACAAAGAGTGTTTAGTCACTTTATGTGGTTGTTTTATTTGGTACTGCTTTTTGCCGTTGAGCTTCATGGAAGCATAGGTTTATATAGACTATGCGTAAAATGGGGTTGGTTTGAAGGAAACAACGCAAAAGAATCTAGAAAAAAACTTAAAAAAGCAAAATGGATCTTAAGCGTATTTTTCATAGTCCTTGGGCTACTTAGTTTAGCAGCTTTCTTAAAAATAGGCTATAACAACTACACAACTGGAAATTGGAAAACGACGCAAGTTTTTCAAATACCTAGCAACGGAGTAAGAGTATGA
- the dapD gene encoding tetrahydrodipicolinate succinylase (Pfam matches to PF14790.2 THDPS_N, and to PF14789.2 THDPS_M, and to PF14602.2 Hexapep_2) codes for MSIKNQDELKKFTDEIRSKSGYKDPFAFAIGRVQKGKGGKTISVNYSVVNFKENYGSAAVLTWAIEKNGLKIDFSGTEFVVPLTAPAISDALEIFDFLVPQSEGDKHRNIQNLLVLDEILNEENGSESEFVVTFIYEDAAPKSIESVYLKLYLLSLNKVEIRGINLNGAFGILPNLAWDAHSQPYELDYLRENEIWLKMKGWYPSIVSVDKFPRYLSHIIPADNTRILDSAKVRMGAQLAAGTTVMPGAAYINFNSGTTGAVMVEGRVSSSVSVGDGSDVGGGASILGVLSGTNGNAISVGKKCLLGANSVTGVPLGDDCIVDAGVAILEGTKVFIDEKNRDELAKINPDFKFEKEIYKALELAGLNGLHYRQNSQNGQITAGISKRAIKLNADLH; via the coding sequence ATGAGTATCAAAAATCAAGATGAGCTTAAAAAATTTACAGATGAAATTCGCTCTAAAAGCGGTTACAAAGATCCGTTTGCTTTTGCTATTGGTAGAGTGCAAAAAGGCAAAGGCGGTAAGACAATAAGCGTAAATTACTCTGTTGTAAATTTCAAAGAAAATTACGGAAGCGCCGCAGTTCTAACATGGGCTATAGAAAAAAACGGTCTTAAAATAGACTTTAGCGGCACTGAGTTTGTTGTGCCGCTTACAGCTCCTGCTATCAGTGACGCGCTAGAAATTTTTGACTTTTTAGTGCCTCAGAGCGAGGGTGACAAACATAGAAATATCCAAAATTTATTAGTTTTAGATGAAATTTTAAATGAAGAAAACGGCTCAGAAAGCGAGTTTGTAGTAACGTTTATATATGAGGACGCAGCGCCAAAAAGCATAGAAAGCGTATATTTAAAACTATATCTTTTATCGCTAAATAAGGTTGAAATTAGAGGTATAAATTTAAACGGTGCATTTGGAATACTTCCAAATTTAGCATGGGACGCGCACTCTCAGCCTTATGAATTAGACTATTTAAGAGAAAATGAAATTTGGCTTAAAATGAAAGGCTGGTATCCATCTATAGTGAGTGTGGATAAATTTCCGCGTTACTTAAGTCATATAATACCAGCTGATAACACTAGGATTTTAGATAGTGCAAAAGTACGTATGGGAGCTCAGTTAGCAGCAGGAACAACCGTTATGCCAGGAGCCGCGTATATAAATTTCAACTCAGGAACTACTGGAGCTGTTATGGTCGAGGGCAGGGTTAGTAGCTCAGTCAGCGTTGGTGATGGAAGCGATGTCGGCGGTGGAGCATCGATTTTAGGTGTGTTAAGCGGAACAAACGGAAATGCTATAAGTGTTGGTAAAAAATGTCTGCTTGGTGCAAACTCAGTCACTGGAGTGCCGCTTGGTGATGATTGTATAGTAGATGCTGGAGTTGCTATCTTGGAGGGAACTAAAGTGTTTATAGATGAGAAAAACAGAGACGAACTAGCTAAGATAAATCCAGATTTTAAATTTGAAAAAGAAATTTATAAAGCGTTAGAGTTGGCTGGTTTAAATGGGCTTCATTACCGTCAAAATAGCCAAAACGGTCAGATCACAGCAGGTATCAGCAAAAGAGCTATCAAGCTAAATGCTGACTTGCACTAA
- the lgt gene encoding phosphatidylglycerol-prolipoprotein diacylglyceryl transferase (Pfam match to PF01790.14 LGT) — MNNLSSWNLIYQNMNPVAFEIFGLSVHWYGIMYVLALIVALMAAKYFAKKDKLNISNSLLDNYFFWVEIGVILGARIGYIVIYDPNSSYYLFKPWEIFNPFHNGEFVGIRGMSYHGAVIGFIIATLLFCKKQKQNIWMLLDLVAISVPLGYVFGRIGNFLNQELFGRVTDEPWGVMVAGQLRHPSQLYEAFLEGVVVFAILYFYRKFKKFDGELIAMYAMLYTVARFISEFYREPDFGIGFVAFGMSMGQILSIFMFVFGLVIYLNLKLKLKRVKTKR; from the coding sequence TTGAATAATTTAAGTAGCTGGAATTTAATCTATCAAAATATGAACCCAGTGGCGTTTGAGATATTTGGTCTAAGCGTTCATTGGTATGGTATAATGTACGTTTTAGCTCTCATAGTAGCTTTAATGGCAGCCAAATATTTTGCAAAAAAAGATAAATTAAATATATCAAACTCACTCCTTGATAATTACTTCTTTTGGGTGGAAATAGGCGTTATACTCGGCGCAAGAATCGGATATATTGTAATTTATGATCCAAATAGCAGCTACTATCTATTCAAACCGTGGGAAATTTTTAATCCATTCCATAATGGCGAGTTTGTAGGAATTCGCGGCATGAGCTATCATGGAGCAGTTATCGGATTTATCATAGCTACATTACTATTTTGTAAAAAACAGAAACAAAATATATGGATGTTGCTAGATCTTGTGGCCATTTCCGTACCTTTAGGATATGTTTTTGGCCGTATAGGCAACTTTTTAAACCAAGAGTTATTTGGCAGAGTTACAGATGAGCCGTGGGGCGTAATGGTAGCTGGGCAACTAAGACATCCAAGCCAACTATATGAAGCGTTTTTAGAAGGTGTTGTAGTGTTTGCTATACTCTATTTTTATAGGAAATTTAAGAAATTTGATGGCGAACTGATAGCTATGTATGCGATGCTTTACACTGTTGCTAGATTTATCAGTGAATTTTATAGAGAGCCGGATTTTGGCATAGGATTTGTTGCTTTTGGTATGAGTATGGGTCAAATTTTATCAATTTTTATGTTTGTATTTGGTCTTGTGATATATTTAAATTTAAAATTAAAATTAAAAAGAGTAAAAACTAAAAGATAA
- the frdB gene encoding fumarate reductase, iron-sulfur subunit (Pfam matches to PF13085.2 Fer2_3, and to PF13183.2 Fer4_8) — protein MSRKIKIRAFKYNPLSKVSKPHFAEYELEETDGMTLFIALNQIREKFDPGLSFDFVCRAGICGSCGMVVNGRPQLACRTLTKDYPSGVIELMPMPAFKLLKDLSVDTGNWMNAMSKRVESWIHTNKETDISKMEEKVEPEAAQETFELDRCIECGICVASCGTALMRPDFIGAVGLNRVARFKVDPLDNRSDADFYELVGDDNGVFGCMSLLGCEDNCPKHLPLQSKIAYMRRKLATVK, from the coding sequence ATGAGTAGGAAAATAAAAATAAGAGCATTTAAGTACAATCCGTTAAGCAAAGTCAGCAAACCGCACTTTGCTGAGTATGAGCTAGAAGAAACAGATGGTATGACGCTTTTTATCGCGCTAAACCAAATCAGAGAAAAATTTGATCCGGGTCTTAGCTTTGACTTCGTATGTCGTGCCGGTATCTGTGGAAGCTGCGGTATGGTCGTAAATGGTCGTCCTCAGCTTGCTTGTAGAACTCTTACAAAAGACTATCCAAGCGGCGTTATAGAGCTTATGCCTATGCCAGCGTTTAAACTATTAAAAGATCTTAGCGTTGATACTGGTAACTGGATGAACGCTATGAGTAAAAGAGTAGAGAGCTGGATACATACGAACAAAGAAACAGATATCAGCAAAATGGAAGAAAAAGTAGAGCCTGAAGCTGCTCAAGAGACATTCGAGCTTGATCGTTGTATCGAGTGTGGTATCTGTGTGGCGAGTTGTGGAACTGCACTTATGAGACCTGATTTTATCGGCGCAGTGGGACTTAACCGTGTAGCTAGATTTAAAGTTGATCCACTAGATAACAGAAGCGATGCAGACTTCTACGAGTTAGTAGGCGATGACAACGGAGTATTTGGTTGTATGAGCTTGCTAGGTTGTGAAGATAACTGTCCTAAGCACCTTCCGTTACAAAGTAAGATAGCGTACATGAGACGCAAACTTGCAACTGTAAAATAA
- the frdA gene encoding fumarate reductase, flavoprotein subunit (Pfam matches to PF00890.20 FAD_binding_2, and to PF02910.16 Succ_DH_flav_C): MNVKYYDALVIGGGLAGLRAAVAAGEKGLSTVVLSLCPVKRSHSAAAQGGMQASLGNSKMSEGDNEDVHFADTVKGSDWGCDQEVARMFVQTAPKAIRELASWGVPWTRITKGKRSAIINAQKTTIDEKEEVHGLIHSRDFGGTKKWRTCFTADATGHTMLFGVANEALKHNVEVHDRKEAIALIHENNRCYGAIVRDLVTGEITAYVAKGTLIATGGYGRIYKHTTNAVICEGIGAAIALETGIAKLGNMEAVQFHPTPIVPSGILLTEGCRGDGGLLRDVDGYRFMPDYEPEKKELASRDVVSRRIMEHIRNGKGVKSPYGEHVWLDISILGREHIEKNLRDVQEICQIFNGIDPADEGPKGWAPILPMQHYSMGGIRVKPTGESQTLKGLFSCGEAACWDMHGFNRLGGNSVAETVVSGMIVGDYFADYCQNNEVDIKTQTLEKFVNKTESYLKELLNKDGKYNVFEIKNKMKDIMWEHVAIFRTGDGLSKAVKELEELYKESTNVKLSNKELFGNPELEEAYRVPMMLKLALCVAYGALLRTESRGAHYREDYPKRDDLNWCKRTLTSWKEGDTMPTVEYEELDIMKMEMPPAFRGYGAKGNIIENPLSTKRQEEVDTLRAKLEAEGKSRHEIQKALMHYELQPKYKALNERAGIGYE, translated from the coding sequence ATGAATGTAAAATATTATGATGCACTAGTAATCGGCGGTGGTTTAGCTGGTCTTAGAGCGGCGGTTGCTGCTGGAGAAAAAGGACTTAGCACCGTAGTTTTGAGTCTTTGTCCTGTAAAAAGAAGTCACTCAGCAGCAGCGCAAGGCGGTATGCAAGCAAGTCTTGGTAACTCAAAAATGAGTGAAGGAGACAATGAAGACGTTCATTTCGCAGATACTGTAAAAGGTAGCGACTGGGGTTGCGATCAAGAAGTTGCTAGAATGTTCGTTCAAACTGCTCCAAAAGCCATACGTGAGTTAGCAAGCTGGGGCGTGCCTTGGACTCGTATAACAAAAGGTAAAAGAAGCGCTATTATAAATGCGCAAAAAACAACTATAGATGAAAAAGAAGAAGTTCATGGACTTATCCATAGTCGTGACTTTGGTGGTACTAAAAAATGGAGAACATGTTTTACTGCTGACGCTACTGGGCATACAATGCTATTTGGCGTTGCAAACGAAGCTTTAAAACACAATGTTGAAGTTCATGATAGAAAAGAAGCTATAGCTCTTATTCACGAAAACAACCGTTGTTATGGTGCTATAGTTCGTGACCTTGTGACAGGAGAGATAACTGCTTATGTCGCAAAAGGAACTCTTATAGCAACAGGTGGTTATGGTAGAATTTATAAACACACTACAAACGCAGTCATCTGTGAGGGTATCGGCGCTGCTATCGCTCTTGAAACAGGTATCGCAAAACTAGGAAATATGGAAGCAGTTCAGTTCCACCCAACTCCTATCGTTCCATCTGGTATCCTTTTAACTGAAGGTTGTAGAGGCGATGGCGGACTACTAAGAGATGTCGATGGATATCGCTTTATGCCTGATTATGAGCCTGAGAAAAAAGAACTTGCTAGCCGTGACGTTGTTAGCCGCCGTATAATGGAGCACATCAGAAATGGTAAAGGTGTAAAAAGTCCTTATGGAGAACACGTATGGTTAGATATCAGCATACTTGGACGTGAGCATATCGAGAAAAACTTACGTGACGTTCAAGAAATTTGCCAAATTTTCAACGGTATAGATCCTGCTGATGAGGGTCCAAAAGGCTGGGCTCCGATCCTTCCTATGCAACACTACTCTATGGGTGGAATTCGCGTAAAACCAACTGGTGAGAGCCAAACTCTAAAAGGTCTATTTAGTTGTGGTGAAGCAGCTTGTTGGGATATGCATGGATTTAACAGACTTGGTGGAAACAGCGTTGCTGAAACCGTAGTTAGTGGTATGATAGTCGGTGATTACTTTGCTGATTATTGTCAAAATAACGAAGTCGATATTAAAACACAAACTTTAGAAAAATTCGTAAATAAAACAGAAAGTTACCTAAAAGAGCTTTTGAATAAAGACGGAAAATATAACGTATTTGAGATAAAAAACAAAATGAAAGATATCATGTGGGAACACGTTGCTATCTTTAGAACAGGCGATGGACTTTCAAAAGCCGTAAAAGAGCTTGAAGAGCTTTACAAAGAATCAACAAATGTAAAACTAAGCAACAAAGAGTTATTTGGTAATCCTGAACTTGAAGAAGCTTACCGCGTTCCTATGATGCTTAAACTTGCACTTTGCGTTGCTTATGGAGCACTTCTTAGAACTGAAAGCCGTGGCGCACACTATAGAGAAGACTATCCAAAACGTGATGATCTTAACTGGTGTAAAAGAACTCTTACAAGCTGGAAAGAAGGCGACACTATGCCAACAGTCGAGTACGAAGAGCTTGATATTATGAAAATGGAGATGCCGCCTGCATTCCGTGGATATGGCGCAAAAGGCAATATCATAGAAAATCCGTTATCGACAAAACGTCAAGAAGAAGTCGATACCTTAAGAGCAAAACTAGAAGCTGAAGGAAAATCAAGACATGAGATCCAAAAGGCTCTTATGCATTATGAGCTTCAACCAAAATACAAAGCATTAAATGAAAGAGCAGGAATTGGCTATGAGTAG